TGTCTGAGCCACTTACTGTATGTGGAGATGTCAATTTCTTCTGGAAGCTCTGCCACATTCACTTCAAACCGGTCCTGGACATCATTGAGGATTTTGGCATCGTTCTCGTCAGACACGAAAGTAACGGCCAGGCCTTTGGTACCGAAGCGACCCGCACGGGCCACCTGCAGGGAGACAGGAGCAAGGGTCAGGCTGAGAACAGACAGAGGTCCCCATCCAACACCAACCCTGAGaaaggggcaggaggggaagggacacCCCCATGGGCCACTCACACGGTGGAGGTAAGTGTCCGAGTCCTCAGGCATGTCATAATTGAAGACGATGTTGACGCGCTCAATGTCCATGCCTCGGCCGAACAGATTGGTGGCGACAAGGATCCGCCGCTGGAAGTCCTTGAACTGCTGATAGCGCGACAGGCTAGGTGCGAGAAGAACAAGGGGTGGCCATCAGATACGGGGACCCTGGGTGGCATCCCCTCCACGGGgcctgccaggggctgagggcgGCCCACACTCACCGCTCTTCCTGGGCCATGCCCCTGTGGATGGCAATAGCTGGGAAGTTCTGTTCTACCAGGAGCTGGGCCAAGGCCATGCAGCGCTGCACTGACTTCACAAAGATCACAACCTGcgagggagggaggggcagacCTGGGTCAGGGCCAGAGTCCCTCCCCGAGGCAGGGAACCCCAGCACAGGCCACAGGAGTGCAGAAGCATCACCTGGTTAAACTCCAACACATCCAGGAGGTCGAAGAGCTTGCGGTTCTTCTCACTGTCCTTGAGTTTCACATAGTACTGCTGTAGCCCGTGCAGCGTGAGCTTGGTCTCGTCGTCCACAAACACCTCCATGGGCTGTGCAGGGAGGAGAGCAGGAAGAGCCAGGCGGGGCTTACTTCTGGGCCTTCTGCCTGCCCAGAACCTTCCAAAAGTGACTCCGTGGCTGCAATACTTCAAAGAGGCCTCTGTACCCCCAATACTTGTCTCCCAATAGCTGGATCTAAGGTCCGGCCCGGTTCAGGTGTAGACCAAGCTCTCAGCTCCCAGTTTGACAAGAGAGGAAGAGGCTCCGCCGGCCTTCCAGCATGCTTGTGCCATGAGGGCAGCGTGGATGTTGGCGAGCGGCAAGAGCCTGCACCCTCGGAGGCTGAAGCTACCGCACTGAGCTCTCCGCCATTACTCACATCTTGCATGAACTTCCTGCACACAGGTCGGATCTCCTTGCTCAAGGTGGCGCTGAACATCATGCACTGCTTCTCGTGGGGGGTCAGGCGGAAGATTTCCTGCACGTCCCGCCGCATATCTGGCAAGAAATGGGGCGTGAGCGCCTGCCAGACCATGACGCCCACCCAAGACTGGATCCAGTCCCTCCCAACCTGTGCCAGGGAGCCGCTGGCCCCATGACAAGGGCGGTGTGAGTGCAGACTGGCCGGAGGGGGGGAGCCCCAGGTGCCTGAGGGCCCGGACTTAGGGTAATAAGCACAGGCGCGGGAGGAGCGGCAATCCACTTACACGCTGCCAGAGCGGAGCAGCCGTGCCAGCGCACCTCCAGCCACGCTTC
The DNA window shown above is from Bos indicus x Bos taurus breed Angus x Brahman F1 hybrid chromosome 7, Bos_hybrid_MaternalHap_v2.0, whole genome shotgun sequence and carries:
- the DDX39A gene encoding ATP-dependent RNA helicase DDX39A; the encoded protein is MAEQDVENELLDYEEDEEPQAPPESAPPPPKKDVKGSYVSIHSSGFRDFLLKPELLRAIVDCGFEHPSEVQHECIPQAILGMDILCQAKSGMGKTAVFVLATLQQIEPVNGQVTVLVMCHTRELAFQISKEYERFSKYMPSVKVSVFFGGLSIKKDEEVLKRNCPHVVVGTPGRILALVRNRSLNLRNVKHFVLDECDKMLEQLDMRRDVQEIFRLTPHEKQCMMFSATLSKEIRPVCRKFMQDPMEVFVDDETKLTLHGLQQYYVKLKDSEKNRKLFDLLDVLEFNQVVIFVKSVQRCMALAQLLVEQNFPAIAIHRGMAQEERLSRYQQFKDFQRRILVATNLFGRGMDIERVNIVFNYDMPEDSDTYLHRVARAGRFGTKGLAVTFVSDENDAKILNDVQDRFEVNVAELPEEIDISTYIEQSR